The following are from one region of the Betta splendens chromosome 15, fBetSpl5.4, whole genome shotgun sequence genome:
- the dhx32b gene encoding putative pre-mRNA-splicing factor ATP-dependent RNA helicase DHX32 produces MKFKPDRLPVMAQDFTALTGEDCFEGKSPCSDTEANDYDGVLEINQFDGLPYSSRFYKLQEERKALPAWKAKCEFMDTLARAQFVVVSGAANTGRSSQVPQWCAEFCLSAQFHHGSVVCTQTHAQQAVDLALRVADEMDVNVGHEVGYRIPLEACCAADTLLRFCTDDVLLREMMSDPLLGRYAVVVVDQAHQRTVSTDVLRGLLRDVARRRPELRVVLLSAAEPSARQLAHFSCRPPVPVVRLESRGAGRVVRGGAGGSYFCSALRVALEVHRSEPAGDVAVFLVTAQEIDLARDILSHEAKALPPGLGRLLPVAVHPGRPGTLPLLCEEEAAGRVRRVFLTSSPNEDFFWALSSIRFVIDAGLEKRSVYNPRIRTAAAIFQPVSAAQAESRRQLAGPTGKCFCLYPEDRALPAETPPRIAECDITATVLFLKRMEIAGLAHCDFIDRPDPEALMQALEELDYLAALDNDGNLSEMGIVMSELPLEPQIAKTLLASCEFDCVSEVAIIAAMLTAPTCFTVPSLDLRPEATQCHQRFLHPEGDHFSLINIYKAFKQRQQDPYCDVEKWCQDLYLSHSALLAADALCSELTDTLRRIELPVSVPAFGSRANTLHVKRALLAGFFMQVARDVDGSGNYFILTHKHVAQIHPQSGYGARSPKLGLPEWVLFHEHSFSEDNCLRIVTHITPEEFIQMAPQYFFYNLPRSESKDILQNILNHGASHSQEVKSPSSREESKEDESYDRCVVQ; encoded by the exons ATGAAGTTTAAACCCGACAGACTGCCGGTGATGGCACAGGACTTTACCGCCTTAACTGGAGAGGACTGTTTTGAGGGAAAATCCCCGTGTTCAGACACAGAAGCCAACGACTATGATGGCGTTCTGGAGATTAATCAGTTTGACGGACTGCCTTATTCCTCCAGGTTTTATAAActgcaggaggaaagaaaagcgCTGCCGGCGTGGAAAGCTAAATGTGAATTTATGGACACTTTGGCAAGAGCTCAGTTTGTAGTTGTCAGTGGCGCCGCGAACACTGGGAGGAGTTCTCAA GTCCCCCAGTGGTGCGCTGAATTCTGCCTGTCGGCCCAGTTCCACCACGGCTCGGTGGTCTGCACCCAGACCCACGCGCAGCAGGCGGTGGACCTGGCTCTGAGAGTGGCCGATGAGATGGACGTCAACGTGGGCCACGAAGTCGGGTACCGCATCCCCCTGGAGGCCTGCTGCGCCGCCGACACCCTGCTCAG GTTCTGCACGGACGACGTGCTGCTGAGGGAGATGATGTCGGACCCCCTGCTGGGGCGCTAcgccgtggtggtggtggaccaGGCCCACCAGCGCACCGTGAGCACCGACGTGCTGCGCGGCCTGCTGAGGGACGTGGCCCGGCGGAGGCCCGAGCTCCGCGTGGTCCTGCTCTCCGCCGCCGAGCCCTCGGCCCGGCAGCTGGCCCACTTCAGCTGCAGGCCGCCGGTGCCCGTGGTTCGCCTGGAGAGCCGGGGAGCGGGCCGGGTGgtgcgcggcggcgccggcggcagcTACTTCTGCTCGGCGCTGCGCGTGGCGCTGGAGGTCCACCGCTCCGAGCCCGCGGGGGACGTGGCGGTGTTTCTGGTGACCGCGCAG GAAATAGACTTAGCCCGTGACATCCTGAGCCACGAGGCCAAAGCCCTGCCTCCGGGCCTGGGTCGGCTCCTGCCTGTCGCCGTGCACCCTGGCCGGCCCGGGACTCTCCCGCTCCTctgtgaggaggaggcggcgggtcGGGTCCGCAGAGTCTTCCTCACCTCCAGCCCTAATGAGGATTTCTTCTGGGCTCTTAGCTCAATACGTTTCGTCATTGATGCCGGGCTTGAGAAACGATCC GTTTACAACCCCAGGATCAGAACCGCCGCCGCCATCTTCCAGCCGGTGAGCGCGGCTCAGGCTGAAAGCCGCAGGCAGCTGGCCGGTCCGACAG GCAAGTGTTTCTGCCTTTACCCAGAGGACAGGGCGCTCCCTGCTGAGACCCCCCCACGGATCGCAGAGTGTGACATCACGGCCACTGTGCTCTTCCTCAAGAGGATGGAGATCGCCGGACTCGCGCACTGCGACTTTATCGACAGGCCGG ATCCTGAAGCCCTGATGCAGGCTTTGGAGGAGCTGGACTACCTGGCAGCTCTGGATAATGACGGCAACCTGTCTGAGATGGGCATCGTCATGTCCGAGTTGCCCCTGGAGCCCCAGATCGCCAAGACGCTGCTGGCGTCCTGCGAGTTTGACTGCGTCAGCGAGGTGGCCATCATCGCTGCCATGCTAACAG CTCCCACCTGCTTCACGGTGCCGTCCTTGGACCTGAGGCCAGAGGCCACTCAGTGCCATCAGAGGTTCCTGCACCCAGAGGGAGACCACTTCAGCCTCATCAACATCTACAAGGCCTTCAAACAGCGCCAGCAGGACCCGT ACTGTGACGTGGAGAAGTGGTGTCAGGATCTGTACCTGAGCCACTCGGCTCTGCTGGCGGCGGACGCCCTGTGCTCGGAGCTCACCGACACGCTGAGGAGGATCGAGCTGCCCGTGTCTGTGCCAGCGTTCGGGTCGCGCGCCAACACCCTCCACGTTAAGAGAGCCCTGCTGGCGGGGTTCTTCATGCAG GTGGCGCGTGACGTGGATGGATCGGGGAACTACTTCATTCTAACCCACAAGCACGTGGCGCAGATTCACCCTCAGTCCGGCTACGGTGCGAGGAGCCCCAAGCTGGGCCTGCCAGAGTGGGTGCTGTTCCATGAGCACTCCTTCTCCGAGGATAACTGCCTTCGCATCGTCACCCACATAACACCAGAGGA GTTCATTCAGATGGCGCCGCAATATTTCTTCTACAACCTGCCCCGAAGCGAAAGCAAAGACATCCTCCAAAACATTTTGAACCACGGAGCGTCTCACAGTCAGGAGGTGAAATCTCCATCGTCCAGAGAGGAATCAAAGGAGGACGAGAGCTACGACCGCTGTGTTGTACAGTGA